TTGTCgatgtaatcaaattaagatgCAGTTATAGCGGAtgagagtgggccctaatccaatgccCTTCTAAGAATAAACTGGATACAGACACACAAACAAGGACAATGTCACGCGACAACGGAGGAAGAGATTGGAGCGATGCAgctacaagtcaaggaacaccAAGGGTTGGCAGCAATCGCCAGAAACCAGGAAGAGGCggggaaggattctcccctagagccttgagagagagcatggccctgttgaccttgattttggacttctagcttccagaactgtgagaacacatttctgttgttttcagccgcCAAGTCTGTGGTAATCTGTTAcaacagccctagcaaactaatatagtAACCACTGCAAATTGTGTGTGTAAGTTTGAACTATCATAAATTTCAAGTGGCGTACAACAGTATTGAGTGCTTGTCATTTGATAGATCTTTTTCAGTCACTAGGCTGCTTCCAAAAGGCAAAACGAAAGCCTTGATTTAGAAAACCCttctcagatttcttttctttattattatctcATTAAGGCAcaatttatattagaaaaaaacagTTCCTGGAAATAAAATGCCACTGTTTTACAAATGGTTCATACTTTGATTATATATTGCCTCAATATGCTTTAACAACTTCAAGAGTGCTGTTGGGTTATATGggaaaagatttttcttctgcAAACGGTAAATGGCACCTTGTAGCTCTTCGAAGCATTTTACTGTTCTGTAAGATATTCCCACTCCAGAGACAATCTTATTTGGGGCTATGTCGCAATCAACAGAGAAGGGAGTATTAGATTCTCTTGGAACCAGAGGCCTTGATGGAGGCTCCAggctaatttcttttttatccctACTTGTTCCAACCGTGTCCTGAATTTTCTTCATTGCTTCTTGGTGTAAAGATGTCGTTTTACTACTTGATAAACGTTGGTCTGTGGATTCTACTTCAGAATCATCAGAGCTGTCATAATCTACCAGACTTTGAGAAGCTCGTGGGGGAGACAGACCATTAGCTTGGAGCGTAACATGGGTCTCCTCGGACATCACTACCTGGTCCAGTGGCTCAGAAGAAGCATGAGAAACCCAGGAGATGCAAGCATGAGCATTTCTGTGACTACCAAGAGCAGCCAAAGGACTAGGTTCTGTTTGGTTGCTGCTTCTGTCTCGGACAAGTGAGAAGATACAACCACAAATATTCATGCTGTCTTTAGATTCAGTTACGTCAAAGTTCTTGCAAATGGTGAAAAAATTATCCCAGTCTTTTTGCAGCAATTTTAAGTACCTaacaaaatattcaagaaaacaGGTTTCTGATGAAATCAAAAAGTCAAGAAGAACTGTAGAATCAAATcctatattttttaataagaataagaaaatacagTGTGGATTATAGCCATTTTCATGTGTGTGATGgttccacatttctttttcttgggtcAAGCTTTCAGTAGCTTCATGTTctctaaaaataaagataatggagACCCCAGATTAATGACTTTTTACAAAAATTACAGTTTTGAGAGAGATAATTCATATACCACAAATCCACCTATCACATAACTTTTTAAtctatgaattattttaaaagaaaaaatttcaaaccaaTCTCTTTCTCCACAAACTCTAAACAAATATgactcaataaaataaacaaaatccacTGACTTTGGTACAACATGAATCTGTGACGCAAGTGAGCTAATCAGAGCTCCCCTGGGACTTGTGCTGAAGCTATTAAATATTCTAACTGTAAGGCTGCTGTAAGCCAGGCACTGCTAGTGGCCCTGCCTGAGAATGAATTCAGAGCTGTGAGATAAAGTGAAATGATCAATTACATGATTGGAATCTCTATATATACAGTTATGTCTGATGCCAACTTGAATCCTTAGAATTCCCAACTAAGAGCCAATAAAGTCCTTTTTTCACTTAGACTACTTTGCATTGGGTTCTATCATTTACAACCAAACCATCTTAACCAAtacaattacatttaaaaaaatacatagacaTGAACGCATGGCTCTCTGACACACCAAACTCAAGTTAAGAAAGTTAGAAATTCACATATAAAGTGAGTTTAATTCAGATGCTTCTTCTTTCCTGAGGAGTAAGAAGTCAGCTTTGAGTACAACTAAGACATATTCTAATAGGCATGTGCATTTTCAGACTGAATTTGTATTTGACCGTTTTGGAGCCTAATTCAAATCACATGCAGCAATTTTGTGTTCTTGATTAGAATCTTTTGAAAATTGGCCCCAAACACTTAGAGTCTGAAAGCAGCCACTGCCAGCAGTGTCATAATACAAGTAAGAACTGGCAGCACAACAGTGCACCAACGATCGTTAGTAAGAAATCCCTTCCTCTGAAgccaagaaagaaatggaaataaagcaaATACTTTAGGGTTTTAATAAAGCAGAAGCAGAAATAGCGTAAAAGGTCATCAGTTATTAACTTCATAACCAATTACAGATTGTTTGCCATAAGAAGATATGACCCAAGTACAGCTGTTTAATAAAGCACAAATAGGACCAGCATAAAATGTCATCAGTAACATAACTTCATAACCAATTTCAGATATTTGCCTCAAGATAATATCAGCCCCAGTTCAACtgtataataaaatgaaaatttagaacaGCTCCTTTGATTATTTACAAGTTTACACTCacctttaaaaaggcaaaaaagaagcTCAATATAGAAAAGTTAGTCTTAGAGGTGAAGAGTCCTTAAACATCAATTAAATTCAGATTCAGAGAAAGGTACTAACTTATTCCTGATCACACAGGTAAAACAGATGAAGACTGAACCAAAACCCCTGTTTTCTAGTCCTAGTCTAGTTCTACCACCCTAGATCTGCCTAGCCAGCCAAGTGTTCATAATGAAAACTCAAATCAATCTCATTTTCATGTACGGCAGAGTTGAAAAAAGGAATTGGAACTTATAAGGAAACCACAGGATTGTTAgggattttttccccttaatgaCGGAAAGTAAATAATACGTCCAGCgcattattaaaaacattttctgctTCCCTGGCATGTAGTTAGtacaattactttaaaatatactgaCCTGGTCAACTTTAGGTAGATGCCCAATGACGCTTTGGCAGCCTCCAGCATATCATCGTCTTGTTCTATGAAGACTCTAGACAACCACTCACACTGACTGTGTGATTGCAGAGAGGGCTTAAGATGAGGCTTTAAGAAGGTCAGTAACTCAGACATGAACCTCTgtaaatcaacttaaaaaaatgcaaatttcaaaGAGTAGGCAACAGTTTACTGAATGCATTAACATCTTGcctatatataaatttatagtaTCTAAAGTACTTTAAATGCATTACCATAAttcacatttttcaaaaagtCTATGAGTCAAGGATTATCTTTACTTTGCAAGTTAGGAAACAGTTTCAGAGAAAAAGTGACTCACTCAAGAGGATATAGTTAAAATGTACAGCCAGTCTATTTGCCACAACTGCCAAATAAGTAATTATCTCTGAGAGATAAAATTTATGTGAATTCTTGCTAAAAgcacataaatgaatgagtggcaGACAACAGAAATCATTTCACTGGATGCCACAGCTGTCTGTCATGAGATGCAACAGTGCAatcacacaaaaataattttgccttcaaaataacagaaaaaattttgtttaaagcaataaaagaaaGCACTACTATTAAGCACAAAAATCAAAAAGGTTTTGGGGCATTTTAACTGCAATTTAAAACTCTGAATTATATAACACATGCCACCTAGTGTTGTACATTATAACTGCACAGGATTATATCTGATACATAGTTATTATAAGCTAAATGATATCCAAAGCAATTCAAGGAAGTCACACCGCTTACAATTCAAACCTTTCCCTGAACTACACACTGCTTCTTCAGAGACGTTTATTactcatttttctgaaatgaaatggAGGACATGTCTTCCCCAACACTTAAACTCAGTATCATACTTTAAATAGCTATCTTTGGACTCTCAGTTAACATCCTGGAAATTATATGTGACAATTTTGTTGTCAATATAACTTCTCACATATTAGTTTCAATTCAATTCCTAAGTAGCAATAATCTACATTAGTAGATATACCAATTTCATGAAGGAAAATATGGATGAAATACTACAAATGTCCGAATATGAATCGACTTATATCATTTACTTTGAGGTGACTCAACAGcaccttttttttaatgttagtcATTAATTATGCAATATAAATTCAGTTTAGTCCACAAAAAGTTGACATGATTCTTAAGGTAAttctagttctttttcttttttaagaaaatttaataaattaactaTGATAACATGTAGCTTAAATTAATGGAATTATAGTCCTGAGATAAACATACAAAACGAGTTTGAAGAATTACCTTTCATTTCATTTGCTGAAGCACAGTTCTGAAACTTGATTTCTAAGGATTTAATGATAAGTAAGCTCGCTGCTCTAAGGATCACATGATCTGGACCAGGGACACGCTCACTTCCAGGCTGAACCTCATCACCTCCAAAGCAGGAAGGTTTTCCATGGACAGACAACGTCCTCAATAAGCCCAAATCGACAGCTTGCAAAACAGCATCCGCTAAAGCCAACAAGTCCACATGTAAATGATGATCCGGCAGCACGGAGGCAGGGACCCACTCCTGACAAAGGTCTTCACCCACTTTCCGGAGAAGGCACTTCTTGATGAATACGATGAACTTCCTTTTGACAAAAGCCTGAACAGGCCAGGTAATAACGTCTAGCACATAAGAaggtttcaaaaataaaatcctctGGCAAGTGAAATGTAACTTCAGGTGGATTCTGGAGGCTATAAGAAGTTCAAGCAATTCCAGGAAACATATCAAGctgtttattattttagaagtatcttGGTGGTTTTCAAAATGCTGAGAAAACAAGGAATTgtaaaaaacttcaaaaatagtGTGAAAAGGAGTCAGGAACTGCTTTAGAAtttctgaaattataaaaatagtaattataaacaacaggaaaaacaaaGGCTTCTTAAAGCCCAATTTTacattcaatttttataaatattatcacTTTACAAGATGAAAAAATGGATTTGGATTATTTACCTCTAATGTGAACAAATGAAGATACACAGACTTAATAGATAATAAGCACAGTTAATAGTCATTTTACAAGTATCAACAGCATCAGACCATGCAAGgaatatataataatgaaaagctttcattttttcccttataactttttcttttagaaaggtATCCTCAATGAAAAAACACGAAGCAAGATTCCTTAGTTCTTCATACTTCAAGACAGATCAGACGTTGTAAAATAAGTTTTACTCTTTGTTATAAATGTAGTGCTCCTTGGGAGCCAGATAATGACAATCGTTTATGGGGGAACATAATTCATACCTGTTTTTTGTGAACATgtatctttaaagatttcttttattatagCAGTAAGAGTCCAGAGGCAGTATACTACTTTATCACTTTCAGAGTattcagaaagatttttttggCAAAAAGAAATCCAGGAATTGCTTAATGTTATCTATGagtgagaaaattaaaaacatcagtACGTTATAATGCCATCTTTCTTTACAATCACAAATTACCTATTATACACAATACAATTCTATACAACATTGTTTACTCCCTTGCAAAAAAAAAGTATGATAATATTTAGTAAAACAAATAGGACACAATTATCCTAATATTCTTTAAGACAGGAAATCAAGATGCCATAGAAATAAAGAATCAAAAGGGAACATGAAAATATTATCAGTGGTTGTTTCTAGGTAGTGAAATgatgtgtaatttttattttgttctttataccttctctcattttccagattttctagtGCAAATATCACTcttagaatttatttatattaaatctgTGAAAATGGGCTTGGTCTCAAGCAGGGGTTCCTAAACCTTTCTTTGGAGGGGTGGAAGGAGACCTACTTACTCCTCTGAGAACGTGAAGAAAATTACAGACTCTCTCACTTGAAACCTACCATTGGGGTTAAGAATCTGATTTGCAGTGATTTATAACGTATTTAAGATTGTTATCCTTGACACAAGTCACCATATTATTCCATTCTTACACTTTTGTGGATTTACACAAGTTATTATGTGAGTGTCAACATTTTAT
This is a stretch of genomic DNA from Equus caballus isolate H_3958 breed thoroughbred chromosome 1, TB-T2T, whole genome shotgun sequence. It encodes these proteins:
- the LINS1 gene encoding protein Lines homolog 1 — its product is MKSFFEVLEHLYKKVLLGATLENDIHDYIFYLNPAFSDQDYSTTASECSNTFGVQGTREPSSVSLATISGAPVCLKRHSEMGSAREIMLLQLTVIRVMVTRILSVKTEFHARENYREIIKILLKSSDIDSKLTCMFQNSDKLLSHMAAKCLALLLYFQLREKITLSNSWISFCQKNLSEYSESDKVVYCLWTLTAIIKEIFKDTCSQKTEILKQFLTPFHTIFEVFYNSLFSQHFENHQDTSKIINSLICFLELLELLIASRIHLKLHFTCQRILFLKPSYVLDVITWPVQAFVKRKFIVFIKKCLLRKVGEDLCQEWVPASVLPDHHLHVDLLALADAVLQAVDLGLLRTLSVHGKPSCFGGDEVQPGSERVPGPDHVILRAASLLIIKSLEIKFQNCASANEMKVDLQRFMSELLTFLKPHLKPSLQSHSQCEWLSRVFIEQDDDMLEAAKASLGIYLKLTREHEATESLTQEKEMWNHHTHENGYNPHCIFLFLLKNIGFDSTVLLDFLISSETCFLEYFVRYLKLLQKDWDNFFTICKNFDVTESKDSMNICGCIFSLVRDRSSNQTEPSPLAALGSHRNAHACISWVSHASSEPLDQVVMSEETHVTLQANGLSPPRASQSLVDYDSSDDSEVESTDQRLSSSKTTSLHQEAMKKIQDTVGTSRDKKEISLEPPSRPLVPRESNTPFSVDCDIAPNKIVSGVGISYRTVKCFEELQGAIYRLQKKNLFPYNPTALLKLLKHIEAIYNQSMNHL